TACTGCTTCTGCCATATTCTGCTGCCGGTGCTTCGCCTCCTTTCCGGATGACGCATATAAAAAAGCCTTCGCCCTGCACGCGGTGCGGGTAAAACCGATAGCCTGCCACACCCTGTTGCTGCGAAGGCTGCACGCCCCACTCCGGCTGTAGTTCGAGATGTACACTCTCCGCCTGTTCCTGTACGGCCAGCCAGGCCATATTCTCCTCGTTTTCCTGCTCGTTCCAGGTGCAGGTGCTGTAGATGAGGGTACCTCCCGGCTTCAGCGCCTCCCACACATCACTTAAAATCCGTTGCTGGCGCTGCGCGCAAAGCTTCACGTTCTCCTCCGACCACTCGGACACTGCCTGCGGGTCTTTCCGGAACATACCCTCGCCGCTGCAGGGAGCGTCCACCACCATCACGTCAAAAAAATCAGGAAGCCGCCCGAAGTCGCGCGGGTCGTTGCTCGTGACCAGCACGTTGCCACTCCCCCACTTCGTCACATTCTCGGCCAGGATGGACGCCCGGCTCCGGATCACTTCGTTTGATACCAACAAACTGTCTGCCGAAAGCAGACAGGCCAGTTGCGTGGATTTTCCGCCGGGGGCGCCGCATAAATCGAGCACCCGCAGGGGCTGCTGTAAATCTATGGACTGCTTCAGCGCCTGCTCCAGAAACATAGAGCTTGCCTCCTGCACATAATAGGCACCCGCATGGAGCAACGGATCGAGGGTGAAGGCAGGGCGCTCCGGCAGATAATAGCCGTGCGTTGCCCAGGGCACACGGGGCAAGGAAGGAGTTGCGGTTGTCTTTGCCGGGTTCAGTCGCACGCTCACCGGCGGCGCCTGTTGCAAGGCATCCAGAAAAGCATCGTAGCCAGGGCCCAGTAGCCGGTGCATCCGGTCTGTAAAAGTGGAGGGGAAGTGCATAGGCAGGCAAAGGTACGCCAAATCAGGGGCAGATGAAAGTTGCCGGTGCGGGCAACGCTACCGTTTTGCTATAAGGCGCAGGTACTCGGCCACCACCGGTATGTCCGGCGGGCACCAGTCGTATTTCGCAAAGTCGTGGGGGTGGGCCCAATGGTAGCTGCGGTGCTCCAGCAGTTGGATGGTGCCCCTATCGTAGCGGCAGCGGTATGGGATGAGTTGCAGCGTAGGCGCTCCGCCCACGGGGTGCAGCACGGGTGTCATGCGCTGCAGTGGCTGGATGTGCAGGCTGAGTTCTTCCCTGATCTCCCGCACCAGGCATTCCTCCTCCGTCTCGCCCTCCTCTATTTTACCTCCCGGGAACTCCCACAGCAGGGGCTCAGGCATGTTCCGGCTTCGCTGCGTGACCAGCACCCGGTCATATTGCTCGATGAGGGCACATGTCACTCTTATCATCACGCCATATTTTATGCTTTCTGATTCTGCAAAATAAAACAAAACTAACAGGGTTACGCAAAAAACACACCAACTTGTGGTGATCCCTCAGTCTTTATCCCCTGCTTCAACCCTTGCATGCCACTGCTTCGGCATCCATTGCTATATAATTGAAAAGGCAAGTGTATCAGGTATCAGGACACAATATCATTTTATCGCCGCAGGTTAATTACCAGCTGTTTAAGCTATATGAAGCTTATAGGGAGATACCCGGATGCTCAACTGCCTTATCTGTTTCGAACGCTTTGAATGAATGCAGGCTATATATGGCAACACTCCCCCGAAACAAGCTGAAGCCCTATATCCCTGTAGCGCCAAACCCAGTACAAGAGGAAAAGCACCTCCACCGGATTATATATGCCTGTAAATTTAAATTACCGGTTCCTCATTCGCGTCGCAATTAGTCTGGCAATGGCAGCCGCGCTGGCCGGAATCCTGATTCTGGAGGTGCTGGGCCACCACGGGCAATCGGTGCCGCTGTGGGGGCGGGAAAGCATGGCCGTCGATTTGATTACGTTCAGCCTCACTTTCGGCTTTTCCATTGGCTGGCTTGCCACAAAACTGACGTGGCAGGCCCTTCGCAAAAAGCAGGTGCTGCCCTTGCACTGGCACCTCAAAAGCCAGACCCTCATCGACAGGCTGCCCACCAACCTGCTGCACCGGTCATTTATGCTGGGCCTGGCCGGTGTCTTGTTAGCGATGATTACGCTTACCCTGTTCCATCTGAAGCACACCAGGCAACTGCCCTACCACCACTACCTGATACTGTTTATTCTGCACACCGTCTCGCTGACTGCCGTTGTCACCGTCATGGCGGTGTACCGTGCGCTCGGCGACCGCGTCCCGAAACTTAAGGTTATTAAACAAAAGGGCACAGCCGCGCTTCAGTAGCTGTGCATGTGAGGCGGCTATATGAGTCATGTATTGGGGAGTAGGCCTGGCGCAGGAGGCTTTGAGGCTTCCTGCCCTATAGCAATAGCCGTTCACTACTCGTTTATTACTCGTTTATAAAACGGATATATACGGATAGGGAAAAAAGGCGAAATTGTGCGGTAATGGTTGTGAATCTGGCGCAAAGGTATGCTGCCGTTGCGCCTGAGCCCAGACGAAAGGTTCTGAAACAGGAGGTGAAAAGCTTGTTTTCAGGACCCGTTGCTTCATTTTTATATTTTTAGGAATAACTGAACTGAAAGAAAGCAAGGGACGCTGTGAATCTCGCATAAATTCATATATTGTAGTGTAGCATACTCATAAGATGAAAGCCCCTGAAAATAGCCGGAGAGCTCTAAAACCCAACGAAAAAGCAGGTAATACTGCCTCCGCACATATTGCAGATAACCGTAAGTTCACGTATATATCATAGTTAGCGCAAATAAGGTATAATGAATTGGATTCAGAAAGTAGAAAATATTTTTAGAGAATACTTTAAAGATGTTTTCGAAAAATTAGGCTTGGTTAGATATGAAGAAATGGATGGGCCAGGAATGGGCGCATTAATAAAGTTTAAGAATAAAGACTTTAGAGTTCAGTTAATTAATGATAGAGGGATAATTGAAACAGAATTATCGCCTATAAATGACATTGAAGATTTTAGGAGTATAGAACTATTTTATGCCTTGATAACCTTGAATGCAAATCCAACAATAAAAGGGTCTGAAAAAAGGAAAATTCTTGGTAAAAGACTTGATTTTACAGATCAGGCAAGGCTTCTCCTTGATGATTATGACCAAATTAAAACTCTATTAGACAATAACAATTTCAGAAATACATTAAATCAGATTGACAGTTTGGGTAGAGAAAGATTTGAACAAATAATTAAAAGGTAAATTACATACGCTAACCACACCTATACGGCAGCTTCGCCGCCGCATAGCACAGTACGTTAGCCAGTATATGTAATTATAAAAAACATGGATAAAGAGAAGACAGGGTATGAAAAACAGCTTTCAGACATTAAGGAGCATGGGCTGCATGTTATCCATGTTTTAGAAGATGAAAAAGGCCCTAAATTTTCTTACTCAGTAGGGCTATTTCACAATTATCAGCATCCAGAAATCATAATAATTGGTCTCAAAAGAGAATTAGCTCATATCCTAATCAACAATATCGCCTTTGACATCAAAGAAGGTAAAACATACAAGGGTGGACAATTTTATTCTGATATATTAGATGATTTTAAATGCCTAATGCTGGACGTTGAAGCGAAATACTATGATGAATACTTAGGTCAGGCAAGCAGGTTTTATGAAAGCAATGATTTTCCTGTGCTGCAATGTGTTTATCCTACTGTAAGTGGGGTATACCCATGGGAAGATAGTTGGCCAGAAGACCTAAAAGCCATCCAACCATTATTGGGTGAAATCAATAGTAACTTTATCAAGTAAAAATACAGTGGCTAACCACACCCATAAGCCAGCTACGCCGCCTTATGGCCAAGTCCGTTAGATGGTAATTCTAAAGCCCAGCACCTGATGGCAAGAAAAGCAATTATCTTAACAGGCTTTATCATCTTGAAATTTCTTTTGCAGTACATGCTGATAAGCCCGGAGTATGATTTGCAACGTGATGAATACCTCTACCTTGACCAGGCAAACCATCTGGCGTGGGGTTATATCTCCATACCACCTCTGACTGCCTGGATATCCTTCCTCATCAAGCTTTTGGGCAATAGCGTGTTTTGGGTTAAGTTTTACCCTGCCCTTTTTGGTGCCTTGACAATTGCTGTCGTTTGGAAAGCCATTGAAGAACTCAACGGGAACTTAGCTGCCTTGATTTTAGGGGCTACCGGCGTTTTATTTTCTGCTCTTTTAAGACTCAATACGCTTTATCAACCTAACTCATTGGACGTACTCTGCTGGACGACGCTTTACTTCGTTGTCATAAAGTACCTCAATACCCTAAAACCGAAGTGGCTGTATGTCGGCGCCCTTGTATTCGCCATAGGTTTTTTGAATAAGTACAACATCATCTTCCTGCTCATAGGTCTTTTACCGGCCATTTTGATGACCGAGCAACGTGAAATACTGTCCAGGAAGGACCTATACCTGGCCATGCTACTAGGGCTGCTGCTTATCCTGCCAAACCTTGTATGGCAATACCAGAACCAATTTCCGGTTGTGCATCATCTGAATGAACTGGCTGAAACCCAATTGGTAAATGTGGATACCGGGGGATTCTTGAGATCGCAAGTGCTTTTTTATATAGGCTCTTTGTTTGTCATCATTTCAGCCCTTTACGCCTTATTGTTTTACAGACCTTTCAGAAAATATAGAGCCTTTTTCTGGGCGATTATTTTTACGCTGGCTGTTTTTATTTATTTCAAGGCGAAAGATTACTATGCCATAGGGTTGTATCCCATTTACATAGCTTTCGGTTCTGTATTTATTGCCGATATGCTGAAGACTGGCTGGAAAAGATATTTGCAGGCTGTTGCCATTGCCATTCCGGCCCTACTTTTTATTCCGATGTATAATATCGCTTTTCCCAATAAAAGCCCGGAATACATCCTGCAACATGCAGAGCGATACAAGGATCTGGGAATGCTTCGGTGGGAAGACGGCAAAGACCATGCTTTGCCACAAGACTTTGCCGACATGCTCGGGTGGAAAGAGCTGGCCCACAAAGTGGATAAGATTTATGCGGGTCTTCCTGAACCAGGTAAAACATTGGTGCTCTGCGATAACTACGGTCAAGCCGGTGCCATCAATTACTACACCAATAAGAATATCAGGGCTGTCTCTTTCAATGCTGATTACGTCAACTGGTTTAACCTCGAACAACCATTTGATCATCTGATAAGGGTTAAAAGCTATACAGGCAGGGACAGCGAATTGGAGGAAACCAGTCCGTATTTCCATACTTCACTCGTATCGGATTCCATTACAAACCCATTTGCAAGGGAATACCGAACCACCGTTTACACATTTATAGGGGCTAAAGTGAACATCAATGAAAGAATAAAAGAAGAAATTGATAAAACAAAAAACTACCGCTGACCGCCTGTAGAAGAAGGCAAATGGAATGAGGGCTTTTAATCTGCATATATACGCAGGCCTCAACTACTATTTAAAAATCTACTATAGAAGATTTAAAGCTTTTTGATGTAGCTTTAGTTTTTACAAACAATAAAATCACTGCCACCAACCACACCTTAACTTTAGCTGCGCCACTGTTTAGCCCAGTCGTTAAGCGCAAGCGAAAGGGCTTCTCTCTGATTTACTTCAATTTGTCCTTCAGGATTTCGAACTCTACCGCCGGCGAGATGCGCTCATACAGGATATGATACACGGCATTCGTGATGGGCATATCCACCTGCAGTTCCCTGTTCAGCTCGAAAATGCTTCGCACAGCATAATAACCCTCCGCCACCATGTTCATCTCTATCTGGGCCGATTTAACGGTATAGCCGCGGCCAATCATGTTGCCGAAGGTGCGGTTGCGGCTGAACTGCGAGTAAGCCGTCACCAGCAGGTCGCCCAGGTAGGCGGAGCCGCTCAGGGCGCGGTGGATGGGCATGATGGCATCCAGGAATCGCTCAATCTCGAACATGGCGTTGGACACCAGCACCGCCTGAAAGTTATCGCCGTAGTTCAGGCCACGGGCAATGCCGCAGGCCAGGGCAATCACGTTCTTCATCACGGCGCAGTACTCAATGCCGTCCAGGTCGTCGAGCGGGTTGGCTTTCACATAGCGGTTGCGGAGCAACTGGCAGAAGCGCTCGGCGGTGGGCAGATCATGCGAGCCGATGGTGAGGTACGACTGCTTCTCAAGCGCCACCTCCTCGGCGTGGCAGGGGCCGGCAATCACCAGCTGGCGCGCGTCGGGCACCTGGTAGTGGCGCTCCATATACTCCGTTATCAGGATGTTCTCCTGCGGTATCATGCCCTTCACAGCAGACACCACCACTTTCCCTTTGAAAGCCTCTGCAGGAAGGTCCGCGAGTACGTGCTGCACGAATGCGGCGGGCACCGCCAGCACCACCCAGTCAGCGGCAGCCACCACGGCTCGCAGGTCCTTAGACGGCTTTACATAGTCAAGGTCGAACGACACCTGGCTGAGGTAGCGCGGGTTGTGCCGGTATTGGATCAGGTGCTGCACATCCTGCTTGTTGCGCATCCACCAGTGTACGTGTGCTCTGTTCTCCGAGAGGATTTTCGCCAGGGCTGTTGCCCAACTTCCGCCCCCAAGTATGGCTATTTTTTCCAAAAGTATTTTATCGGTTAATGCTACTTTGTATCCGCGGCGATGGCCTCTTTGTTCAACGAGGCCTCGTCTTTCACGGCTACTTTGGCACCGTCTTTCAGCGTCTGCGACACAGCTCTGAACGGACCCGCCACCACTTCCTGCCCTTCTTTTATGCCGCTGAGGATCTCGATGTTCTCAAAATCGCTGATGCCGGTTTCCACTTCAACGGTTTCAACGGTATTCGTGGCGCTTTCATATACAAAAACTACTTCCTTCACCGGCTCGTCGCTGGCGGCGGCAGGCTGGGCATTGCCTTGGTTCGGCTGCGGCCCCTCCTCCTCCGGTTCTGCATTTCCGGCAGGTGCGGCCTCACCGCCGGGGGCACCGGGCGAGCGCGTTGTAACGGCAGACAAAGGCACAGACAATACGTTTGACTTCTTTTCGGTGATGATGTCAACTGATGCCGTCATTCCGGGGCGGAGCGGGCGCACTGTGATGTCTTTGAGATGGCTGTAGGAATCGTTGAGCAGGCGGATGCGCACCTCAAACTCCGTTACGGCCTCCAGCGTGGTGGCGTCGTTGGCGGTGTTGGCGATGGCTGTCACCACGCCCTTGAATTTCTCGTCGCGGCTGGAGTAAGATTCCACCTCCACATCCACCGAGTCGCCCAGTGCCACCCGGATGATGTCGTTCTCATTCACGTTTACGCGCACCTCCATGTTGTTGAGGTTGGCGATGCTCATTATCTCGGTACCCGCCATTTGCGAGGTTCCCACCACGCGCTCGCCCTGCTCCACGTTCAGCTTGGAGACGGTGCCGCTCACCGGGGCATATATGGTCGTTTTGCTGAGGTTTTCACGGGCATCCTTCAAAGAGGCCTGGGCGTTCTGCACGCCAAACTGCGATGCCCGCACACCTTGCCGCGCTGTTTCCACCTCCGCCTTCATGGCTTCGTAATTGGCGTTAATCTCCTGCCACTCCGACTGGGATATAACTTTCTGGTCGAACAGCGGCTTGTTTCGCGCGTGGTTCTGTTCAATCTGCACAAAGTTTGCCTCTGCCTGCGCCAGCCGGGCCCGTGCCTGCGCCAGGTTGGCCCGCGAGGTGTTCACCGAGGCTTCCTGCGCGTCCACCATCGACTGGTAGTTGTCGGGGCGGATGCGCAGCAACAACTGGCCTTTCACCACCGAGTCCCCTTCCTCCACCTGCAGCTCAATGATCTCGCCGGACACGTCCGGGCTTATTTTCACTTCTGTCTCAGGCTGTATCTTGCCGGAGGCACTGACCTTCTCCACAATCTCGGTTTTCTTCGCTTTTGCCAGCACTACTTCAATGCCTTCCACCTTCCCGATCCAGCCTTGCTTTTTTGCGACGAGCACACCCACCAGTACCAGCACGAGCACTCCGATCAGAATAGGGATCAGCTTTGATTTTTTCTTAGCCATAATTTTTAGAGAGAAATGTCTTTGCCCTGGTAGAAATCCAGGACCTTCAGTTTAAACGTGTATTCATACTTTGCCTGCGCCAGGTTAGACTGGGCGGCGCGGTAGTTGTTGGCCACAATGTTAAAATCGACGGTGTTGATCACCCCGCTGTTCAGGCGCAGTTGGGCATTGCTGTAGTTTTTCTCGGCGGCCCGCAACTGCTCTTTCGCGGCGGCGTACCTGCGCTGCGCAGCCAGGGCATCCACGTAGGCTTGCTCAATAGTCTGGCGGAGGTTGTTGCGGGCAATATCTGCGTTGATTTTGGCGTTCTGCTGCTGCAGCTTGGCGCGCTGCACGCTGGAGCGGACCTGCAGCCCATTGAGAATGGGCACCTGCAGCGATAACCCTACCTGCTTGTTGATGTTGTCCTGCAGCTGGTCGAAGAATGGATAATCACCATACATTGGGACCTCATATATGTTTGGCACATAAATAACTACTGCATCATTGCCACCCTCGTCATAAAAGCCCAGCTCCCGGCGCTGCAGCCCTTCGTTTACCGTCTGCCTGCCTACCAGAAACTGACTCGTGCTGGAGTACCTCGAAAATAAGCCTGCATTCAGACTCAGGCGGGGGTAATAACCGCCTTTGGCCACCTCAAGCGCCTTTGCGGCGCTCAGCACGCGCAGGTCAGCCGCTTTGATGGCAGGCAGCGTCTGGGCAGCCACGTCATATACCTGCTCGCCGTTGACGAGCACCGGGTTCTGGTCCGGCTCAGGAATTTCCGGCACTTCAATCTGGAAATCTTCTGTGGTGGGCAGGTTCAGCAGTTGCATCAGCGAGAGGCGGGCGATGTCGTGCTGGTTCTGCGCGTTGATCAGCTCCAGTTCGTCCGCCGCCAGTTGCGACTCCAGGTCCAGCACCGCGTTTTCTGCCACACTGCCCGCGTCAAACAGGATGCGCGTGCGCTCCAGTTGCTGCCGGGTCAGGTCGCGCGTTTGCTCGGATATCTTGGTAAGCTCGTCTGCGAAAAGGATGTTGAGGTAGGCGGTAACGAGCTGCATGGTGATGTCGTTCTGCGCCGACAACACATCCTGCTGGCTGGCCTGCAGGTCCAGTTCTGACTGCTTTATCTGGTTCACCTGCTGAAAGCCCGCAAAGAGCGGCACTGAGGCGCTCAACTGAAAGCTTCCGGTCTGTGCGTCCTGGGTCACGAGGTTAAAAGTAACCGGGTCCTGAAACGAGCCTGTATTGTAATTGTAGCTGCCGCCAGCGTTGATGCTCGGGAGCCGGTCAAACTTAAGCTGGTTCAGATCCACCTGGTTCACGCTATTGTTGAGCCGGCTCTGGCGCACCTGCAGGTTATTCTCTCTGGCATAGTTCACAGCCTCCTCTAACGACCATGTGCCGTCGCTGCCGCCTCCCTGCTGCTGGGCCGCCGCGCCAGCCATGCCCGACAGGGACAGGCCGATAACCAGCAACAGCTGTTTTGATAATTCTTTTTTCATAGTGTTCAATGTTATAGGTCGATGTTCGGGATATAAACCACGTGCTTCACCCAGCTCAGCTGCCGCAGGTATTCCAGTGTGATGGGCTTGATGCCGGAGTCCATCTCAATAAACTGCCGGGCCTGCTCGTTGCGCCCTTTCCTGGAAACGCTCATGGTGGCGATGTTGCACTCGTCGTGCGCCAGCACAGAGGCAATAAAGGCGATGCTGCCCTTCACGTCCCCGGCGTCGATGATGAGCGTGTGCAGGGTGGCGGAGAAACTCGCCGTAAACCCGTCCACTTCTGTGATGCGGATCACGCCGCCGCCCCGGCTCTCCCCCACCACCTCCACTTCGCGGCCAGCTCCCTTCAGGTTCAGCCGGATAGTGTTTGGGTGCAGCGTGGAAGCATTCCCGATGGCTTTAAAGCTGTATTTCAATCCCCGCTCTCCGGCATGCGCGAACGCGTCCTTGATGCGCTTGTCATCCGTCTTGAAGTCGAGCAGGCCTGCTATAATGGCCCTGTCGCTGCCGTGGCCCTCGTAGGTGCGGGCAAAAGAATTGTAAAAGGTAATGACAGCCTCCTCGGGCGGAGCGCCAAGGATGCGGATGGCTGCCCTGGCAATGCGCACCACCCCGGCCGTGTGCGAACTGGAGGGTCCTATCATGACGGGGCCTATCATATCAAATACGCTGCTTCTTTCAGCCATATACCTTTTTTGCTAAAATATCGCAAAAACCAAATTTAGCGATAAACTTCAGAGTTTTGCAGCTATATAATCTAAAAACAGGGGAATTTCTACCAACCCCGCGTTTCCATCTACAAAATCTGGAATAGGCCCCACATATATTTGGACCCCACATATATAGCGGAGTGTGTCGTGCTGGCGGAGGTCCTATAAGGCAGATGCCGGAAAAGCCGGAAAGGTTGCCTGCTGCGCGTGCCGGGGAAGAATTTTTCTGCGCCAGCAATAATTTGGCCGCAAACTGGATGCTCTGGCGCATATTTGCGTTATTTGTGCATCGGAACATCATCACGCACAAGATACCGCCTGATATGAAACACCAATTCAAGCCCGAGGTACTGGATCAGCTGAAGCGGCTGGAAGAAAAATATGTGCCGCTGGGCCAGAGCCTGGCTTCCTACCTCGAGGGGCTCTACCACACCGACTTCCTGAACTACTGGGACTATATCCACCTCGACACCCTCCTGAGCCTGCAAAACCCCCGCACCACCCTCCCCGACGAAAAGATATTTATCATTTACCACCAGATCACAGAACTCTATTTCAAGCTTTGCCTGGAAGAGTACCGCCAAATCGGGGACGACCCGCATATCACAGCCGAGTGGTTCCTGAAGCGCCTGAAGCGCATCAACCGCTACTTCGACAACCTGATCAACTCCTTTGATGTGATGGTGGAGGGCATGGACCCGAAGCAGTTTCTGCAGTTCCGGATGGCGCTGATGCCCGCCAGCGGCTTCCAGTCGGTGCAGTACCGTCTGGTGGAGATCGCCTCCACGGATTTGCGCAACCTCGTGGACAAGGACCGGAGGGCGGCCTTGGGGCTGCAAAGCACCCAGGAGGAGATGATCGGCTGCATCTACTGGAAAGAAGGGGCCACCGAGGTGGCGTCCGGCACCAAAACGCTGACGCTGCTGCGGTTTGAGGAAAAGTACACTGCCCAACTGATTCAGTTCGCAAAAGAGTACGAGCACAAGAACGTGTGGTCGGTGTACAAGCGGCTTCCGGCGGAGGCGCAGCAGGACCCGGCCATCACCAATGCCATGCGCTCGCTCGACAGCAACGTGAACGTGAACTGGCCCCTGGTGCATTACAAGTCTGCGGTGCGTTACCTCCAGAAAGACCCCGAGGTGATAGCGGCCACCGGCGGCACCAACTGGCAGAAGTACCTGCCCCCGCGCTTCCAGAAGCGCATCTTCTACCCCGAACTTTGGACAGACCAGGAGGTCGGCGAATGGGGACGGGGCTGGGTTGAGCGGGTGCTGAAGGAATTGATGTGATGGTTGGTTGTTACTTGATGATTGGTTGAATGGTTGATTGAGCTTATATATAGCTGGGAGCGCAGCGCATAGTTAGCTCCATTTTCAATAGTTTATATATAAACCCCAATCATATATAAAAGCCGAACTTCGAGCGAATAAAAAATGTTGTGGATCAATAATTTAACAATAATCCACTTCAACAATCAACAACAAGCAATCAACAGGTTTAAGGATAAATCCCTTACCCACCACTATATGAGAAAAAAAGAACTGGAACTGGTGCTGGCACCGGAGGTGGCCTTCGATGCGCAGCAGCTGGAGCGCGAGATACTGAAGAGTGCCCACCTGAAGCCAGAGGATGTAAAGTTCCTGCACCGGATAAAGCGCTCCGTCGATGCCCGCGGCCGCGAGGTGCTGGTCCGCGTGCGGGCTGACATATACCTCGACAACCCTCCTGCTGATATTCTTTCACCCAGATACCATTACCCGGATGTGACCAACGCCAGGCGCGTGGTGATTGTGGGGGCGGGCTCTGCCGGCTTGTTCGCGGCCCTGCGCTGCATCGAGCTTGGGCTGAAGCCTGTGGTGCTGGAACGCGGCAAAGACGTGCGCAACCGTCGCCGCGACCTCGCCGCCATCAACAAAGAGCATACCGTGAACCCGGATTCCAATTACTGTTTTGGGGAAGGCGGCGCCGGCACCTATTCTGATGGCAAGCTATATACCCGCTCCAAAAAGCGCGGCGACCTGCAGCGCATCCTCCAGATACTGGTGCAGCACGGCGCCACACCGGATATCCTGTTCGATGCGCACCCGCACATCGGCACGAACAAGCTTCCCAAAATTATCGAAGCTATCCGCGAGCGCATCCGGGCAGCGGGCGGCGAGGTGCTGTTCGAGAGGCGCGTGACGGATTTTGTGGTGGAGCAGGGCGAGATGCGCGGGGTGCTGACGCAGGACGGCGCAGCCTATATGGGCGAAGCCGTGATATTGGCCACCGGCCACAGCGCCCGCGATATTTTCGAGCTATTGCACGCCAAAGGCATCACTGTGGAAGCCAAGCCCTTTGCCATGGGCGTGCGGGTGGAGCACCAGCAAAGCCTGATCGACCACATCCAGTATAAGCTGGAGGACCGGGGGCCCTACCTGCCAGCCTCCTCCTACGCCCTGGTACACCAGACGCACTATAACGACAAACAGCGCGGCATTTTCTCCTTCTGCATGTGCCCCGGCGGGTTTATCGTGCCCTCGGCCACAGCACCCGGCGAGGTGGTGGTCAACGGCATGTCGCCGAGCCGCCGCGATTCGCGCTTCTCCAACTCGGGCATTGTGGTGGCGGTGGAACTGGAGGATATGGATTTGAAAAACCACGGACCGCTGGCGGGGCTGCGCATGCAGCAGGACCTGGAGCGGAAAGCCTGTGCGATGGCAGGCGGCACACAGGCGGCTCCGGCGCAGCTGCTGCAGGATTTTACGGGCCGCAAAACAGGCGGACCTTTGCTGGAAACGTCTTACCAGCCGGGCTTGGTGGCAACAGACATGAATGCGCTGTTTTCGGAGGATATGGGCTACCGCCTGCGCGAAGGCTTCAAGGCATTCGGCAGCAAAATGCGCGGCTACCTCTCGAACGAGGCGCAGATCGTGGGCGTGGAGAGCCGCACCTCCTCGCCTGTCCGCATCCCCCGCCACCGCGACACACTGGAGCATGTGCAGGTAAAGCGTTTGTTTCCCTGTGGCGAAGGAGCGGGCTATGCCGGGGGCATTGTTTCGGCGGCAATGGACGGCGAACGCTGTGCGGAAATGGCTGCCATGAAGCTTGGTGTTCGTGTCTCTGAATGAACCGGTTAAGTGGAAGACAGGGGCTGGCATATACCTTAGCGCATCCTCGCAAACCAACAATTTGGCGCGGGATGAGTAAGATATATGGGCAGTATATGGCAGTTCGCCCGAGAGCCGGTGCAATTTAGATAGGCTCTTTTCGTGGCGGCTGGACAAGAAGTGTAACCTTCAGAGTCCGTCTGCCGCTGCTAAAACATGTTGAACTGAATAAATTTATATATGAAAAAGACAGTAGTATTGGGGGCCACCGACAACCCTACGCGCTATGCCTACAAAGCCGTACACCGGCTGAAACAGCATGGGCACGAAGTAGTGCCCGTCGGTATAAAAAAGGCGGAGGTTGTGGGTATTCCCATTATAACCGACAAGGCTGAGGCCATTACAGATGTAGACACGGTCACGCTGTACGTAGGGCCGCAGAACC
This window of the Pontibacter russatus genome carries:
- a CDS encoding methyltransferase RsmF C-terminal domain-like protein, which codes for MHFPSTFTDRMHRLLGPGYDAFLDALQQAPPVSVRLNPAKTTATPSLPRVPWATHGYYLPERPAFTLDPLLHAGAYYVQEASSMFLEQALKQSIDLQQPLRVLDLCGAPGGKSTQLACLLSADSLLVSNEVIRSRASILAENVTKWGSGNVLVTSNDPRDFGRLPDFFDVMVVDAPCSGEGMFRKDPQAVSEWSEENVKLCAQRQQRILSDVWEALKPGGTLIYSTCTWNEQENEENMAWLAVQEQAESVHLELQPEWGVQPSQQQGVAGYRFYPHRVQGEGFFICVIRKGGEAPAAEYGRSSKKKYKLTQAGKKEQALVQDWLLHPKRYIGLQHNEVLSALPASLFEAADDIYQHLYVLYAGTEVAEVKGKKLKPLQGLALSQHLNKAAFATADLDLEQALRYLRKEHISLGSSGSDWVLLQYKNIPLGWAKQVGSRMNNYYPKEWRIRMDLPQELPVFDLLDI
- a CDS encoding NAD(P)H-dependent glycerol-3-phosphate dehydrogenase, with the protein product MEKIAILGGGSWATALAKILSENRAHVHWWMRNKQDVQHLIQYRHNPRYLSQVSFDLDYVKPSKDLRAVVAAADWVVLAVPAAFVQHVLADLPAEAFKGKVVVSAVKGMIPQENILITEYMERHYQVPDARQLVIAGPCHAEEVALEKQSYLTIGSHDLPTAERFCQLLRNRYVKANPLDDLDGIEYCAVMKNVIALACGIARGLNYGDNFQAVLVSNAMFEIERFLDAIMPIHRALSGSAYLGDLLVTAYSQFSRNRTFGNMIGRGYTVKSAQIEMNMVAEGYYAVRSIFELNRELQVDMPITNAVYHILYERISPAVEFEILKDKLK
- a CDS encoding ArnT family glycosyltransferase, which produces MARKAIILTGFIILKFLLQYMLISPEYDLQRDEYLYLDQANHLAWGYISIPPLTAWISFLIKLLGNSVFWVKFYPALFGALTIAVVWKAIEELNGNLAALILGATGVLFSALLRLNTLYQPNSLDVLCWTTLYFVVIKYLNTLKPKWLYVGALVFAIGFLNKYNIIFLLIGLLPAILMTEQREILSRKDLYLAMLLGLLLILPNLVWQYQNQFPVVHHLNELAETQLVNVDTGGFLRSQVLFYIGSLFVIISALYALLFYRPFRKYRAFFWAIIFTLAVFIYFKAKDYYAIGLYPIYIAFGSVFIADMLKTGWKRYLQAVAIAIPALLFIPMYNIAFPNKSPEYILQHAERYKDLGMLRWEDGKDHALPQDFADMLGWKELAHKVDKIYAGLPEPGKTLVLCDNYGQAGAINYYTNKNIRAVSFNADYVNWFNLEQPFDHLIRVKSYTGRDSELEETSPYFHTSLVSDSITNPFAREYRTTVYTFIGAKVNINERIKEEIDKTKNYR
- a CDS encoding (deoxy)nucleoside triphosphate pyrophosphohydrolase — encoded protein: MIRVTCALIEQYDRVLVTQRSRNMPEPLLWEFPGGKIEEGETEEECLVREIREELSLHIQPLQRMTPVLHPVGGAPTLQLIPYRCRYDRGTIQLLEHRSYHWAHPHDFAKYDWCPPDIPVVAEYLRLIAKR
- a CDS encoding DUF4262 domain-containing protein; protein product: MDKEKTGYEKQLSDIKEHGLHVIHVLEDEKGPKFSYSVGLFHNYQHPEIIIIGLKRELAHILINNIAFDIKEGKTYKGGQFYSDILDDFKCLMLDVEAKYYDEYLGQASRFYESNDFPVLQCVYPTVSGVYPWEDSWPEDLKAIQPLLGEINSNFIK